A genome region from Natronobeatus ordinarius includes the following:
- a CDS encoding hybrid sensor histidine kinase/response regulator, with protein sequence MADTPVLKVADCLGYRVQEANGASTADQGRRNEPDAAEVLVVSDDHEQSWRIGSRVAATDEPITVETATVDALDDRFDGDGPNCVVSVTSTSEPSPAGLDVLERVRRHDPELPVVLVAGDGVAVDPLDALEAGVTDVFEGPLDERRAPLLARRVRNYAERHRCERAERRLESLFQHSPDAIIVHDEAGAILEANDRACESLGYDHEELLELTVQDVEVGIDHDELDKLWATYEFGEPLTLEGRHRRADGSEFPVQVNLGRIQLPDGEQFLAIARDVTEVRHRECELEEARALYETLVEQSPDGVVIVQDGEYGFVNDEFTELTGRTESALLGRPFEEIIAPEHRELVLARYERRIRGESPPRRYDVDLVTGDGERVTTDVRISRIRYDGEPATLATHRDVTERRRHERELERYERIVENVPVGVYRNTPGDDGGFELVNPGMVELFDAADETALLERPVNELYDDPDERAAFSERLLEQGLLVDEELRLRTLEDEAIWVSVTALRVEEDGEVFFDGVIQDVTERKEAVAELREREAHLRQAQAVATLGSWYTDVTADEIRWSAAVHTIFGRSPEEGPLSHDEFLSFVHPDDRAFVDRAWEGALEGEPYDIEHRIVVDGGTRWVREKAEIEFDDEGQPRRAIGVVQDVTERRERERTLEDQHRRLEEYTDQIEFFNSLLRHDMLNGMTIVLGNAEFLLDSLPEDDDRYPYAEAVYERAGDVVELTQRVRSVLERLSDDHEPSLSPVDLATIVDERADALADSCPDAVVSVDAPSNAPVLADSLLADVLDNLVLNAVKHHDGDEPHVSIAVDRDSETTTLRVADDGPGVPDDLKERIFDRGETGATSAGTGFGLYFVDVMVSAYGGDVWVEDNDPSGAVFVVELSTA encoded by the coding sequence ATGGCTGATACCCCAGTGCTGAAGGTAGCTGACTGCCTGGGCTACCGTGTGCAGGAGGCAAACGGAGCGTCGACGGCGGACCAGGGGCGTCGGAACGAACCCGACGCGGCCGAGGTCCTCGTCGTCTCCGACGACCACGAGCAGTCCTGGCGGATTGGGTCACGGGTGGCGGCGACGGACGAACCGATCACGGTAGAGACGGCGACGGTCGACGCGCTCGACGACCGATTCGACGGTGACGGACCGAACTGCGTCGTCTCGGTGACCTCGACGTCGGAGCCGAGCCCAGCGGGCCTCGACGTCCTCGAGCGCGTTCGACGCCACGATCCGGAGCTCCCGGTCGTGCTGGTCGCCGGCGACGGGGTCGCCGTCGATCCGCTCGACGCGCTCGAGGCGGGGGTGACCGACGTCTTCGAGGGGCCGCTCGACGAGCGGCGGGCACCGCTCCTCGCGCGACGGGTCCGGAACTACGCGGAGCGACACCGGTGTGAGCGGGCCGAACGGCGCCTCGAGTCGCTCTTTCAGCACTCGCCGGACGCCATCATCGTTCACGACGAGGCAGGGGCGATCCTCGAGGCGAACGACCGGGCCTGTGAGAGCCTCGGCTACGATCACGAGGAGCTACTTGAGCTGACCGTCCAGGACGTCGAGGTCGGCATCGACCACGACGAACTCGATAAGCTCTGGGCGACCTACGAGTTCGGCGAGCCGTTGACCCTCGAGGGTCGACACCGGCGAGCGGACGGCTCCGAGTTCCCGGTCCAGGTCAACCTGGGCCGAATTCAGCTGCCCGACGGGGAGCAGTTCCTCGCGATCGCCCGGGACGTCACCGAGGTGAGACACCGCGAGTGCGAACTGGAGGAGGCGCGGGCGCTGTACGAGACGCTGGTCGAGCAGAGCCCGGACGGGGTGGTCATCGTCCAGGACGGCGAGTACGGGTTCGTCAACGACGAGTTCACCGAGCTGACCGGTCGCACCGAGTCGGCGCTGCTCGGTCGTCCGTTCGAGGAGATCATCGCCCCTGAGCACCGTGAACTCGTTCTAGCCCGCTACGAGCGACGAATTCGGGGCGAATCGCCACCGCGACGGTACGACGTCGACCTCGTGACGGGCGACGGCGAGCGCGTGACGACCGACGTTCGAATCTCACGCATTCGGTACGACGGCGAGCCGGCGACGCTCGCGACCCACCGCGACGTCACCGAGCGGCGGCGACACGAACGCGAACTCGAGCGCTACGAGCGCATCGTCGAGAACGTTCCCGTCGGCGTCTACCGGAACACGCCCGGGGACGACGGCGGATTCGAGCTCGTCAATCCGGGGATGGTCGAGCTGTTCGACGCCGCCGACGAGACGGCACTCCTCGAGCGCCCCGTCAACGAGCTGTACGACGATCCGGACGAGCGGGCGGCGTTCAGCGAACGGCTCCTCGAGCAGGGCCTTCTCGTCGACGAGGAGCTCCGCCTCCGGACGCTCGAGGACGAGGCGATCTGGGTGTCGGTCACCGCCTTGCGGGTCGAGGAAGACGGCGAGGTGTTCTTCGACGGCGTCATCCAGGACGTCACCGAGCGCAAGGAAGCCGTCGCCGAACTGCGCGAACGCGAGGCGCACCTCCGACAGGCCCAGGCGGTCGCCACGCTCGGGAGCTGGTACACGGACGTCACCGCGGACGAGATCCGGTGGTCTGCGGCGGTGCACACAATCTTCGGTCGGTCGCCCGAGGAGGGACCGTTGAGCCACGACGAGTTCCTCTCGTTCGTCCATCCCGACGATCGGGCGTTCGTCGACCGGGCCTGGGAGGGCGCGCTCGAGGGCGAGCCCTACGACATCGAACACCGGATCGTGGTCGACGGCGGGACCCGGTGGGTCCGCGAGAAAGCCGAGATCGAGTTCGACGACGAGGGCCAGCCCCGACGGGCCATCGGCGTCGTCCAGGACGTCACCGAGCGTCGCGAACGCGAGCGGACGCTCGAGGACCAACACCGGCGTCTCGAAGAGTACACCGACCAGATCGAGTTCTTCAACAGCCTGCTGCGCCACGACATGCTGAACGGCATGACGATCGTCCTGGGGAACGCCGAGTTCCTGCTCGACTCGCTCCCCGAGGACGACGATCGATACCCGTACGCCGAGGCCGTCTACGAGCGCGCGGGCGACGTCGTCGAGCTGACCCAGCGGGTTCGATCGGTGCTCGAGCGGCTGTCAGACGACCACGAACCCTCGCTGTCGCCGGTGGACCTCGCTACGATCGTCGATGAGCGAGCCGACGCGCTCGCCGACTCCTGCCCCGATGCGGTGGTATCAGTCGACGCACCGTCGAACGCGCCGGTGCTGGCCGATTCGCTGCTCGCGGACGTCCTCGATAACCTGGTGCTCAACGCGGTAAAACACCACGATGGGGACGAACCGCACGTCTCGATCGCCGTCGACCGGGATTCAGAGACGACGACGCTGCGCGTCGCCGACGACGGGCCGGGCGTCCCGGACGACCTCAAAGAGCGGATCTTCGACCGCGGCGAGACCGGCGCCACCAGCGCCGGGACGGGCTTCGGGCTCTACTTCGTCGACGTCATGGTCTCGGCGTACGGCGGCGACGTCTGGGTCGAGGACAACGATCCCAGCGGCGCCGTTTTCGTCGTCGAGCTGTCGACGGCGTAG
- a CDS encoding carbonic anhydrase produces MTGGSDEILLALLAGNADHVAELPAGYFEDVREEQHPDVVTICCSDSRVPQERMWHTERPGSVFTPSNIGNQVWDDHEGERIVDGSLLYPIHYTGTEAVAVVGHTGCGAVTAAYQVATGAEPPGPLGVTKWVELLVPVIEAGLESGLVDRDADEETVINQLVEYNVDHQAQFLRESEDVPDDVPVYGFVYDFHGVYGEDAGRAYLVNHDGVTEPSAIAEGLPTEYEPAVSSLLY; encoded by the coding sequence ATGACCGGAGGATCGGACGAGATCTTGCTCGCGTTGCTCGCGGGCAACGCCGACCACGTCGCCGAACTGCCAGCGGGCTACTTCGAGGACGTCCGCGAGGAACAGCACCCGGACGTCGTCACGATCTGTTGTTCGGACTCACGAGTCCCACAGGAACGGATGTGGCACACGGAGCGTCCGGGATCGGTGTTCACCCCGAGCAACATCGGCAACCAGGTCTGGGACGACCACGAGGGCGAGCGGATCGTCGACGGGAGTCTCCTTTACCCAATTCACTACACCGGAACCGAGGCGGTCGCCGTCGTCGGCCACACCGGCTGCGGCGCGGTGACCGCCGCCTACCAGGTTGCGACGGGTGCCGAACCGCCGGGTCCCCTCGGCGTCACGAAGTGGGTCGAGTTACTCGTCCCCGTGATCGAGGCGGGCCTCGAGAGCGGCCTGGTCGACCGCGACGCCGACGAGGAGACGGTGATCAACCAGCTCGTCGAGTACAACGTGGACCACCAGGCGCAGTTCCTCCGAGAGTCCGAGGACGTCCCCGACGACGTTCCCGTCTACGGCTTCGTCTACGACTTCCACGGCGTCTACGGGGAGGACGCCGGCCGGGCCTACCTCGTCAACCACGACGGCGTGACGGAGCCGTCGGCGATCGCCGAGGGACTGCCGACGGAGTACGAACCCGCCGTCTCGAGTCTGCTCTACTGA
- a CDS encoding cupin domain-containing protein has translation MTDPEPLIRRRNEIEYEAVGAADGMEKGVLIGDEHGAPNFAIRRFRLEPGAEVPKHTNEVEHEQYVLEGEYTVGIGEEEYPVSAGDSLLIPAGVVHWYRNEGDESGAFICAVPNGDDEIQLLE, from the coding sequence ATGACCGACCCCGAACCGCTGATCCGCCGACGCAACGAAATCGAGTACGAAGCCGTCGGGGCTGCCGACGGGATGGAGAAGGGCGTCCTGATCGGCGACGAGCACGGCGCGCCGAACTTCGCGATCCGCCGGTTCAGACTCGAGCCCGGTGCCGAGGTGCCAAAGCACACGAACGAGGTCGAACACGAGCAGTACGTCCTCGAGGGCGAGTACACGGTCGGCATCGGCGAGGAGGAGTACCCCGTGAGCGCCGGCGACTCGCTGTTGATCCCCGCCGGCGTCGTCCACTGGTACCGCAACGAGGGCGACGAGTCGGGTGCGTTCATCTGCGCCGTGCCCAACGGCGACGACGAGATCCAGCTACTCGAGTGA
- a CDS encoding cold-shock protein — MAKGTVDFFNDTGGYGFISTEDADDDVFFHMEDIGGPDLEEGQELEFDIEQAPKGPRATNVERL; from the coding sequence ATGGCGAAAGGAACCGTTGATTTCTTCAACGACACTGGCGGCTACGGATTCATCTCGACTGAGGACGCGGACGACGACGTGTTCTTCCACATGGAAGACATCGGCGGCCCGGATCTCGAAGAAGGACAGGAGCTCGAGTTCGATATCGAGCAGGCCCCCAAGGGCCCGCGCGCGACGAACGTCGAGCGCCTGTAA
- the rimI gene encoding ribosomal protein S18-alanine N-acetyltransferase, translating to MTFSAAGVNDLVVRQAERADLLAIVRIERASFPQPWPYDAFEGFLGEPGFLVAVEPDGAIAGYVVADVTPTHGYRIGHVKDVAVHPDRRQTGVGSALLTHAISSLAAQGADTVKLEVRESNDGAQRLYRRFGFDELRRVPGYYENGEDAIVMIRDLR from the coding sequence GTGACGTTCTCGGCAGCCGGCGTGAACGACCTCGTCGTGCGCCAGGCCGAGCGTGCCGACCTGCTCGCGATCGTTCGCATCGAGCGAGCGTCGTTTCCACAACCCTGGCCGTACGACGCGTTCGAGGGCTTTCTCGGCGAGCCGGGTTTTCTCGTCGCCGTCGAACCGGACGGGGCGATCGCCGGCTACGTGGTCGCCGACGTGACGCCGACGCACGGATACCGGATCGGCCACGTCAAGGACGTCGCCGTCCACCCGGATCGGCGACAGACGGGCGTCGGATCGGCGTTACTCACGCACGCGATCTCGTCCCTGGCGGCACAGGGCGCCGACACGGTCAAACTCGAGGTTCGCGAGTCGAACGACGGCGCACAGCGACTCTACCGTCGCTTCGGCTTCGACGAACTCCGGCGCGTGCCGGGCTACTACGAGAACGGCGAGGACGCCATCGTGATGATCCGGGATCTCAGGTGA
- a CDS encoding cysteine hydrolase family protein — translation MHLEPDTTAVVVVDMQNGFCHPDGSLYAPGSEAVIEPIAELVGRAQAAGVTVVYTRDVHPPEQFEDAHYYDEFERWGEHVLEGSWEAEIVEELPAEEADLIVEKHTYDAFHETELEGWLSARGITDLALCGTLANVCVLHTGGSAGLRDFRPLLVHDCIGAIEDDHHEYALAHADWLFGEVVESEDLEFSSPS, via the coding sequence ATGCACCTCGAGCCAGACACCACCGCGGTCGTCGTCGTCGACATGCAAAACGGCTTCTGCCACCCCGACGGCTCGTTGTACGCTCCCGGCAGCGAGGCGGTGATCGAGCCGATCGCCGAACTCGTCGGCCGGGCCCAGGCGGCCGGCGTGACGGTCGTCTACACTCGCGACGTCCATCCACCCGAACAGTTCGAGGACGCCCACTACTACGACGAGTTCGAACGCTGGGGCGAGCACGTCCTCGAGGGCTCGTGGGAGGCCGAGATCGTCGAGGAACTACCCGCCGAAGAGGCCGACCTGATCGTCGAGAAACACACCTACGACGCGTTCCACGAGACCGAACTCGAGGGCTGGCTTTCCGCCCGCGGAATCACGGACCTCGCCCTCTGTGGCACGCTCGCAAACGTCTGCGTGCTCCACACCGGCGGTAGCGCCGGCCTGCGAGACTTCCGGCCGCTGCTGGTTCACGACTGTATCGGCGCGATCGAAGACGACCACCACGAGTACGCCTTAGCGCACGCCGACTGGCTGTTCGGCGAGGTGGTCGAGAGCGAGGACCTCGAGTTCTCGAGTCCCAGTTGA
- a CDS encoding HVO_0476 family zinc finger protein, whose amino-acid sequence MSEIPDRLATPCPACSPDLETVHEVLSPGGGALTVRCGECGHVHKVQPEPEREETLDVVVSQGGESFTANVTTPAEETVAVGDEFLLETEELLATVRVTSVEVDEQRRLEAAPAEEIETVWTREVDNVEVNVTVHPKDGSRDDSRSVTMYVPGDYELEVGAVEERGDEEFEIDAVVVRKDATGYDRDRYEIEGDVVFAKDAKRVYSYDQSSSAWSAW is encoded by the coding sequence ATGAGCGAGATACCGGACCGACTGGCGACGCCGTGCCCGGCGTGTTCACCGGACCTCGAGACGGTCCACGAGGTCCTCTCACCCGGCGGCGGCGCGCTGACCGTCCGCTGTGGGGAGTGTGGCCACGTCCACAAGGTCCAGCCCGAACCCGAACGCGAGGAGACCCTCGACGTCGTCGTCTCCCAGGGCGGTGAGTCGTTCACCGCGAACGTCACGACGCCCGCCGAGGAGACCGTCGCCGTCGGCGACGAGTTCTTACTCGAGACCGAAGAGCTACTCGCGACCGTCCGCGTCACGAGCGTCGAGGTCGACGAACAGCGTCGCCTCGAGGCGGCGCCGGCCGAGGAGATCGAGACCGTCTGGACCCGTGAGGTCGACAACGTCGAAGTGAACGTCACGGTCCACCCGAAAGACGGCTCGAGAGACGACAGTCGGAGCGTCACGATGTACGTTCCCGGCGACTACGAACTCGAGGTCGGCGCCGTCGAGGAACGCGGCGACGAGGAGTTCGAGATCGACGCCGTCGTCGTCCGCAAGGACGCCACGGGCTACGACCGTGATCGGTACGAAATCGAGGGCGACGTCGTCTTCGCAAAGGACGCAAAGCGCGTCTACAGCTACGATCAGTCGAGTTCCGCCTGGTCCGCCTGGTGA
- a CDS encoding protein-L-isoaspartate O-methyltransferase family protein has translation MDPAVLREDMVDSLEHEAKAVLTDDAVGVAMRDAPRHAFLDDERAAYEDREHERLGTRVLAPSAVARLVQALEPRPGDATLLVGVGVGYTAAVVAELVGETNVHAIDISRPMVYEARENLARAGYEGVLVDCRDGAHGLAEYAPFDRILVEAAAFDPPRPLLEQLRPDGRLVFPRGGQKQRLEAIEADGSRETYGPVSFDPLLIEGEQTGAIERNRTEREDLEFARQRAESRRGWEQEWIEWD, from the coding sequence ATGGACCCCGCGGTGCTTAGAGAGGACATGGTCGACAGCCTCGAGCACGAGGCCAAGGCCGTCCTCACCGACGACGCCGTGGGCGTCGCGATGCGAGACGCCCCCCGCCACGCGTTCCTCGACGACGAGCGGGCCGCTTACGAAGATCGCGAGCACGAACGCCTCGGCACGCGCGTGCTCGCACCGAGCGCCGTCGCGCGACTGGTGCAGGCACTCGAGCCGCGGCCGGGAGACGCGACGCTCCTCGTGGGCGTCGGCGTCGGCTACACGGCGGCCGTCGTCGCCGAACTCGTCGGCGAGACGAACGTCCACGCGATCGATATCTCGCGGCCGATGGTGTACGAGGCCCGCGAGAACCTCGCCCGGGCGGGCTACGAGGGCGTGCTCGTCGACTGCCGGGACGGCGCGCACGGGCTGGCGGAGTACGCGCCGTTCGACCGAATCCTGGTCGAGGCGGCCGCGTTCGACCCGCCGCGGCCGCTGCTCGAGCAACTGCGCCCCGACGGGCGACTGGTGTTCCCGCGAGGCGGACAAAAACAGCGACTCGAGGCGATCGAGGCCGACGGCAGCCGCGAGACGTACGGCCCCGTCTCGTTCGACCCGCTGCTGATCGAGGGCGAACAGACGGGGGCGATCGAACGGAACCGGACCGAGCGAGAGGACCTCGAGTTTGCCCGCCAGCGCGCCGAATCACGACGGGGCTGGGAACAGGAGTGGATCGAGTGGGACTAG
- a CDS encoding Hvo_1808 family surface protein, whose amino-acid sequence MKRSSALVLALLVVTSLAAMPLAVAGDGGPSTDVANVHADAPVVTDVTYVGEDDDPSTDGTIGYVEGIRYDDELPIDERDDAVVAEAELEAVVYRSMARVEVIRELTFEEDVPVEVITREEFAAEDAQFGDRSEADRLFEEVRLEALFMVDRETDAIDEFETFYGDAVNGYYDPNADEIVLVSDDLENPELNEVTLGHELLHALQDQHFDLQQYSRDTTNKDHAKLGLIEGDAVWIDTRYEQRCESDWDCVTPQTSPEPPAEFNVGLYLLLIQPYDDGPDYIDALRFDGGWEAVNGVYDEPPTSSSEVIRPGEEREPVAIDLEDTSSDDWEPLERERAPDYDVFGEAAIAAIFMHQTLESPGSIGVEQEAIFDGFTSLNFDHPVTDGWAGDEFVVYTAGETPNEAAFVWQTEWLDEDEAEAFHAGYRELLEHHGAEQVGETTFVIDDGFPGAYDVDHNGETVTIVRSPSVDDLADVRADVDVEALEPADADGDEEDMTDADVGGEETSRADVDGEDASGADDPVPGFGIVVAFATVFGVLFVIVYRD is encoded by the coding sequence ATGAAGAGATCGAGTGCACTGGTCCTCGCACTGCTGGTCGTGACGTCGCTGGCGGCGATGCCGCTGGCCGTCGCAGGCGATGGCGGGCCGTCGACGGACGTCGCGAACGTCCACGCCGACGCACCCGTCGTCACCGACGTCACGTACGTCGGCGAGGACGACGATCCGAGCACCGACGGGACGATCGGCTACGTCGAGGGGATCAGGTACGACGACGAGTTACCGATCGACGAGCGCGACGACGCCGTCGTCGCCGAAGCCGAACTCGAGGCGGTCGTCTACCGGTCGATGGCCCGCGTCGAGGTGATCCGCGAACTCACCTTCGAAGAAGACGTTCCGGTCGAGGTCATCACCCGCGAGGAGTTCGCCGCGGAGGACGCCCAGTTCGGCGACCGCTCCGAGGCGGACCGCCTGTTCGAGGAGGTACGGCTCGAGGCGCTGTTCATGGTCGATCGAGAGACTGACGCCATCGACGAGTTCGAGACGTTTTACGGCGACGCGGTCAACGGCTACTACGATCCGAACGCAGACGAGATCGTGCTCGTCTCGGACGACCTCGAAAACCCGGAGCTGAACGAGGTCACGCTCGGTCACGAGCTCTTACACGCCCTCCAGGACCAGCACTTCGACCTCCAGCAGTACAGCCGCGACACGACGAACAAAGACCACGCCAAACTCGGGCTCATCGAGGGTGACGCCGTCTGGATCGACACCCGATACGAACAGCGATGTGAGTCGGACTGGGACTGTGTCACCCCACAGACGTCGCCCGAGCCGCCCGCGGAGTTCAACGTCGGGCTCTACCTGCTGCTGATCCAACCGTACGACGACGGGCCCGACTACATCGACGCCCTCCGGTTCGACGGCGGCTGGGAGGCCGTCAACGGCGTCTACGACGAACCGCCGACGAGCAGTTCGGAGGTCATCCGCCCCGGCGAGGAGCGCGAACCGGTGGCGATCGACCTCGAGGACACCTCGAGTGACGACTGGGAGCCTCTCGAACGAGAGCGCGCCCCCGACTACGACGTGTTCGGAGAGGCGGCGATTGCCGCGATCTTCATGCACCAGACGCTCGAGTCGCCGGGGTCGATCGGCGTCGAGCAGGAGGCGATCTTCGACGGGTTCACCTCCCTCAACTTCGATCACCCCGTGACCGACGGCTGGGCCGGCGACGAGTTCGTCGTCTACACTGCAGGCGAGACGCCCAACGAGGCCGCGTTCGTCTGGCAGACCGAGTGGCTCGACGAGGACGAAGCCGAGGCATTCCACGCGGGATACCGCGAGCTACTCGAGCACCACGGCGCCGAGCAGGTCGGCGAAACGACGTTCGTGATCGACGACGGCTTTCCCGGTGCGTACGACGTCGACCACAACGGCGAGACGGTGACGATCGTTCGTTCGCCCTCGGTCGACGACCTCGCCGACGTTCGCGCGGACGTCGACGTAGAAGCGCTCGAGCCGGCTGACGCGGACGGTGACGAGGAAGACATGACTGACGCGGACGTCGGCGGTGAGGAAACGAGTAGAGCGGACGTCGATGGTGAAGACGCAAGTGGAGCGGACGACCCCGTTCCCGGGTTCGGCATCGTCGTCGCGTTCGCCACCGTGTTCGGCGTGCTGTTCGTGATCGTCTACCGCGATTGA
- a CDS encoding class I SAM-dependent methyltransferase codes for MGVLQEREAARRWFDLLAPGYDAVVPSLFWPDAIQQSAIDRLDLESAERALDVGCGTGETTRHLEPDVPSVHGLDLSVPQLETAAGKADLEDVSFVCGDVDRLPYADGTFDVVVSVGSILYWDDPLEALRELRRVTKPGGEVLVMGFNRRPFSPWNPARNVQEWLNATCFFRYDPEEGTRLFREAGWTDVDHAVTGPVWGPDLVIATTARADRP; via the coding sequence ATGGGAGTCCTGCAGGAACGCGAGGCTGCTCGCCGCTGGTTCGACCTGCTCGCGCCGGGCTACGACGCCGTCGTCCCGTCGCTGTTTTGGCCCGACGCGATCCAGCAGTCGGCGATCGATCGGCTCGACCTCGAGTCGGCCGAGCGCGCCCTCGACGTCGGCTGTGGGACGGGTGAGACGACCCGCCACCTCGAGCCGGACGTCCCGTCCGTCCACGGGCTCGACCTGAGCGTTCCGCAGCTCGAGACTGCCGCGGGGAAAGCCGACCTCGAGGACGTCTCGTTCGTCTGTGGCGACGTCGACCGCCTCCCCTACGCGGACGGGACGTTCGACGTCGTGGTCTCGGTCGGCTCGATCCTCTACTGGGACGACCCACTCGAGGCGCTGCGGGAACTCCGCCGGGTCACGAAGCCGGGCGGCGAAGTGCTCGTGATGGGGTTCAATCGACGGCCGTTCTCGCCGTGGAACCCGGCGCGGAACGTCCAGGAGTGGCTCAACGCGACGTGTTTCTTCCGCTACGACCCCGAGGAAGGGACGCGGCTCTTCCGCGAGGCGGGATGGACCGACGTCGATCACGCGGTCACCGGCCCCGTCTGGGGTCCCGACCTCGTGATCGCCACGACGGCGCGAGCTGACCGGCCGTGA
- a CDS encoding protein-L-isoaspartate(D-aspartate) O-methyltransferase, giving the protein MSDEYADERRQMANALARRSRVTDERVRDALATVPRHEFVPPAQRDRAYDDRPLPIGDGQTISAPHMVAIMAEKLDLEPGERVLEIGTGCGYHAAVTAELVGDEGAVYSVEYSDELASEAENRLADLGYDVAVRVGDGREGWPEHAPYDAAYLTCAAPAFPDAVVDQVRPGGRLLAPLGTAFQTLVFARKREDGSLETREHGGVQFVRMRG; this is encoded by the coding sequence GTGAGCGACGAGTACGCCGACGAACGCCGGCAAATGGCCAACGCGCTCGCTCGCCGCTCCCGCGTCACCGACGAGCGCGTCCGCGATGCGCTCGCGACCGTTCCGCGCCACGAGTTCGTCCCGCCAGCCCAGCGCGACCGCGCCTACGACGATCGGCCGCTGCCCATCGGCGACGGCCAGACGATCAGCGCCCCCCACATGGTCGCGATTATGGCCGAGAAGCTCGACCTCGAGCCCGGCGAGCGCGTCCTCGAGATCGGCACCGGCTGTGGCTACCACGCGGCCGTCACCGCCGAACTGGTCGGCGACGAGGGCGCGGTTTACAGCGTCGAGTACAGCGACGAGCTCGCCAGCGAGGCCGAGAACCGGCTCGCCGACCTCGGCTACGACGTGGCGGTCCGGGTCGGCGACGGCCGCGAGGGGTGGCCCGAGCACGCGCCATACGACGCCGCCTACCTCACCTGTGCGGCCCCCGCGTTCCCCGACGCCGTCGTCGACCAGGTCCGCCCCGGCGGCCGACTGCTCGCCCCGCTCGGGACGGCGTTCCAGACGCTGGTGTTCGCCCGCAAGCGCGAGGACGGCTCGCTCGAGACGCGCGAGCACGGCGGCGTCCAGTTCGTCCGAATGCGCGGCTAG